In a single window of the Metopolophium dirhodum isolate CAU chromosome 2, ASM1992520v1, whole genome shotgun sequence genome:
- the LOC132938352 gene encoding uncharacterized protein LOC132938352: MSEEKIFIEKFGKKYYCLRQRNTIPCQSPKKKTSDSLNGINNCTRKKRTLKKDRIVNPNQLEFEENGLYKSVDILENIVSFKLSNIKQFKPPANKKAYFDTRLHEFIRINELAVGILDEIQYSTDVINDLKTVQIIFNHNLSQLQCIEDEQKYILERMNKIKLSCMDKFLRFVSCPCCS, translated from the exons ATGTCggaggaaaaaatatttattgagaaATTTGGCAAGAAGTACTACTGTCTTCGTCAAAGAAATACCATTCCATGCCAATCCCCCAAAAAGAAAACAAGCGACTCTTTGAACGGCATTAATAATTGCACTAGAAAAAAAAGGACATTAAAAAAAGATAGAATTGTGAACCCCAATCAGTTGGAATTTGAAGAGAATGGACTTTACAAATCTGTAGACATATTGGAGAACATTGTGTCTTTTAAG ctaTCTAACATTAAACAATTCAAACCACCAGCTAACAAAAAAGCATACTTCGATACAAGATTACACGAGTTTATAAGAATCAATGAACTGGCCGTTGGTATTTTAGACGAAATACAATATTCTACCGATGtgataaatgatttaaaaacggTACAAATCATATTTAATCATAATCTCTCACAACTTCAATGCATTGAGgatgaacaaaaatatatattggaaaggatgaataaaataaaattgagttgtATGGATAAATTTTTAAGATTCGTATCATGTCCTTGTTGTTCGTAA